The Spirosoma foliorum genome has a window encoding:
- the uraH gene encoding hydroxyisourate hydrolase — MSVITTHILDTTRGKPAEAVSIVLYHQQREWIEIARGMTNTDGRIGDLLPKETILPTGTYKLRFETGAYFEQLGVASFYPFVEITFAITTGEHYHVPLLLNPFGYSTYRGS; from the coding sequence ATGAGCGTTATAACCACCCACATCCTCGATACAACCCGTGGCAAACCGGCTGAAGCCGTAAGTATCGTCCTGTATCACCAGCAACGCGAATGGATCGAGATCGCACGGGGAATGACCAATACCGATGGCCGAATTGGCGATCTGTTGCCTAAGGAAACCATTTTGCCGACGGGTACCTACAAATTACGCTTTGAAACCGGCGCTTATTTTGAACAGCTTGGCGTCGCTTCATTCTATCCCTTCGTTGAAATCACATTCGCCATCACCACTGGCGAGCATTACCACGTTCCTTTACTACTGAACCCATTTGGGTATTCAACCTATCGGGGGTCTTGA
- the uraD gene encoding 2-oxo-4-hydroxy-4-carboxy-5-ureidoimidazoline decarboxylase has translation MTLPELNQLPASDLKTALSTCCGSTTWVDEMAKIFPVESKESLFEQAEVIWFGLTENDWREAFTHHPKIGDIESLRKKFASTAAWAEGEQAGVSTASLSVLEMLSEGNQLYEEKFGYIFIVCATGKSAEEMLEILEVRLLNSPEEELQIAMQEQNKITKIRLEKLLIA, from the coding sequence ATGACACTACCCGAATTAAATCAACTACCTGCCTCTGACCTCAAAACCGCCCTTTCTACCTGTTGTGGATCAACGACATGGGTTGATGAAATGGCTAAAATTTTTCCCGTTGAGAGTAAGGAAAGCCTGTTTGAACAGGCCGAAGTTATCTGGTTTGGGCTGACTGAAAACGATTGGCGGGAAGCATTTACGCATCACCCTAAAATTGGAGATATTGAGTCGCTGAGGAAAAAGTTCGCATCGACCGCAGCCTGGGCTGAAGGAGAGCAAGCAGGAGTTTCAACCGCGTCGCTCAGTGTGTTGGAAATGCTGTCGGAAGGAAATCAGCTTTACGAAGAGAAGTTTGGCTATATTTTCATCGTATGCGCTACGGGTAAATCGGCGGAAGAAATGCTGGAAATTCTGGAAGTACGGTTACTAAATTCGCCAGAAGAAGAACTTCAGATTGCCATGCAGGAACAGAATAAAATCACGAAAATTCGCCTGGAAAAACTCCTGATCGCATGA
- the allE gene encoding (S)-ureidoglycine aminohydrolase translates to MEISALTRSVVKRNHAVISPDGYINSHVPGWDNCTVNVIINEQMGANLCQTLITLTDKGKLVGTTKQSQLFFYVIEGQCTATVSGDTKSLKTGQFVYIPIGNDYLIEEPEAGTQLLTFHKLYEKLEGYAVPPVIFGDAANVAGPSYMGDPALRLQVLLPDELSFDMAVNIFTYDPGGHLPLVETHIMEHGLIYLQGQGVYMLDQNWYPIKKGDSIWMAPYCQQWFTAMGKEPAVYIYYKNVNRFPTTV, encoded by the coding sequence ATGGAAATTTCAGCACTTACCCGGTCGGTTGTCAAGCGCAATCATGCCGTTATTAGCCCCGATGGGTATATCAATAGTCACGTGCCGGGTTGGGACAACTGCACAGTAAATGTCATTATCAATGAGCAAATGGGAGCCAATCTGTGCCAAACGCTCATTACATTAACAGATAAAGGCAAACTTGTTGGTACCACAAAACAGTCTCAATTATTCTTCTATGTTATTGAAGGACAATGTACTGCAACTGTAAGCGGGGACACAAAGTCATTGAAAACAGGCCAATTTGTGTATATCCCTATCGGGAACGACTATCTGATTGAAGAGCCGGAAGCAGGAACGCAATTGCTTACCTTCCACAAACTCTATGAAAAACTGGAAGGCTATGCTGTACCACCTGTGATTTTCGGTGATGCCGCCAACGTAGCAGGCCCAAGCTATATGGGTGATCCAGCTTTGCGGTTGCAGGTGCTGTTGCCCGATGAATTGTCGTTCGATATGGCTGTCAATATTTTTACCTATGATCCTGGTGGACATTTACCGCTGGTTGAAACGCATATTATGGAGCACGGCCTGATTTATTTGCAAGGGCAGGGGGTGTACATGCTCGATCAAAACTGGTATCCGATCAAAAAAGGTGATTCAATCTGGATGGCGCCCTATTGCCAACAGTGGTTCACAGCTATGGGCAAAGAACCTGCGGTCTATATTTACTACAAGAACGTCAACCGCTTTCCAACTACGGTATAA
- a CDS encoding allantoate amidohydrolase, translating to MTDYLQRAENVLDKINQLAGISDDPTFVTRTFGTKAFLQGSRLIQTWMQEAGLQTRVDAIGNVRGRFVSPMAGAKTFVIASHMDTVVNAGKFDGPMGVIMGLDLIENLRQFGKALPFNLELIAFSDEEGVRFHTTYLGSKVVAGSFDPSLLVKKDESGTSLSEVIQAMGETTDQLPSDAIAPDDWLGYFEIHIEQGPVLYERQVPVAVVTAIAGQKRIEVTFTGMAGHAGTVPMDMRQDALCAAAEFILEVEKFGFANRHNLVSTVGKLNVINAASNVIPGDVSCSLDLRSNDPAFLEYAYRNMQKQCASLCAERSITFQWKLIQETVPVTCDTKLNEMLGQAIQASGYERIDLVSGAGHDGVPISQVSPIAMLFVRCFQGISHNPLENVELTDMAATLQVADRFLNYLIDGFCHSDDRRNLKIS from the coding sequence ATGACTGACTATTTGCAACGGGCAGAGAACGTACTGGACAAAATAAACCAACTGGCGGGCATCAGTGATGATCCGACATTCGTTACCCGCACCTTCGGAACGAAGGCATTTTTGCAGGGAAGTCGACTGATTCAGACGTGGATGCAGGAGGCTGGTTTGCAAACGCGGGTCGATGCGATTGGTAACGTTCGAGGTCGTTTCGTAAGTCCAATGGCTGGTGCTAAAACGTTTGTGATAGCCTCGCACATGGACACGGTTGTGAACGCCGGGAAGTTCGATGGACCGATGGGCGTAATTATGGGGCTGGATCTGATTGAAAATCTTCGTCAGTTTGGTAAAGCGCTGCCGTTTAATCTGGAACTGATTGCTTTCAGTGATGAAGAGGGTGTTCGATTTCATACAACCTACCTCGGTAGTAAAGTTGTGGCTGGTTCGTTTGATCCGAGTTTGCTGGTAAAAAAAGATGAATCGGGTACGTCACTTAGCGAAGTTATTCAGGCTATGGGAGAGACGACCGACCAATTGCCATCGGATGCGATTGCACCCGATGACTGGCTGGGTTATTTTGAAATCCACATCGAGCAGGGGCCAGTTCTATACGAACGACAGGTGCCCGTAGCAGTTGTTACAGCCATTGCGGGCCAAAAACGGATAGAAGTTACGTTTACGGGAATGGCTGGTCATGCCGGAACCGTACCAATGGATATGCGGCAGGATGCCCTGTGTGCTGCGGCAGAGTTTATTCTGGAGGTTGAGAAATTTGGCTTTGCCAACAGACATAATCTGGTTTCGACGGTTGGCAAACTGAACGTGATAAATGCTGCCAGTAATGTTATTCCGGGCGACGTAAGCTGTAGTCTGGATCTGCGCAGTAATGACCCAGCTTTCCTGGAGTACGCCTATCGGAACATGCAAAAGCAATGTGCCAGTCTATGCGCCGAACGATCGATTACGTTCCAATGGAAACTGATTCAGGAAACAGTCCCCGTAACGTGCGATACTAAACTGAACGAAATGCTCGGTCAGGCAATACAGGCATCTGGTTATGAGCGAATTGATTTGGTAAGTGGTGCTGGACATGATGGCGTTCCAATTTCGCAGGTTTCGCCAATTGCCATGCTATTCGTGCGCTGCTTTCAGGGAATCAGCCATAATCCGTTGGAAAACGTTGAATTGACAGATATGGCCGCTACGCTACAGGTTGCAGATAGATTTTTAAATTATCTTATTGATGGTTTTTGTCATTCCGACGATAGGAGGAATCTCAAAATCTCTTAG